Within bacterium, the genomic segment AAGACCATCTAAAATTAAAAGTAGGAAATACTTTTCAAGAAATAGACGCTATTGGTTTTAATATGTCTAATATGGCCAAGGATAATCTTTCAAGATGTGACTTAGCTTTTCATTTTAATGTTAATGATTATAAGGGTTTGAGATTGCCTCAATTACAGATAATAGATCTCAAATAAATGTAGAGACTTATAGTAATGTTGAGTTTATCTCTAGTTTGAAATTGCCTCAATTACAGATAATTTTATTTTTATCTACTCTCCTCCTATATCCTAATCCCTAAACTTACCTGATGAGTATCACCTAAGTCTCCATAAGGGACAAAAGCATAATCAATAAAGAGAGATCCTAATTTTAAGCCAAAACCAGCGGTAAAGTTTTTACCAATATCTTTAGGACCGGTTAGATATCCAGCTCTTAAAGCTAAGTTTGCTAAGGAGATTTCCACTCCGCTATGATAATGAGCTTTATTATCATTGGGAAGATTAACATCAACAGATAAAAGGAGATGGTTCTTCATAGCGGATAAAGCTACACCTGCTTTTAAGCATTGATGAATAGGCTCCTCTTTATCTTTATACTTTAACTTTCCTCCTAAATTAGTATAGACTGCCCCTAAAGAGAGTCTGTCTTTCTTAAATAAGAGACCCACATCTCCAGTATAAGATAAATCAGACTTACTATCTATAATCTTAGATTTAATTAATTTTAAGTTGAGACCCAGAGAGAGATATTTAGCCACCTCGGTGCCATAAGAAAGAATACCTGCTAAATCAGTAGCCTTAGAAATGCTATCTGGTTCGAGGGTATCACTAACTCTTACTTCAATATCATCGACTATTAAACCAAGGACACTTATGCCTATGGCAGACTTACCTTTATTGATAGGGGTAACATAAGATAGATAGCCATGATTAATTCCTTGGAAGTGCTTATTATACATTGTCATTATCTCTTCTTTTTTAATTTGAACAAGTCCTGCTGGATTCCAATGAGGTGCCGTAGCATCATTAGCTATAGCTACATAAGTTTCACCCAAGGCAGAAGCTCTTGCTCCAATTCCAAGTTTTAAGAAAGTAGCGGTAGTAGTTCCTATATCAAAAACAGAAGAGGCATCTATGTTTAAAGGTAAAAGTAAAGTTAAAGATAAGATGGCGATAATCATTTTAGTAAACATAGCCTAAGCCTCCTTTTTTAAATATCTTTATTTAGGATAATACTTATTTGTTAATTTATCAAGGTTTTTTTTATTTAT encodes:
- a CDS encoding PorV/PorQ family protein is translated as MFTKMIIAILSLTLLLPLNIDASSVFDIGTTTATFLKLGIGARASALGETYVAIANDATAPHWNPAGLVQIKKEEIMTMYNKHFQGINHGYLSYVTPINKGKSAIGISVLGLIVDDIEVRVSDTLEPDSISKATDLAGILSYGTEVAKYLSLGLNLKLIKSKIIDSKSDLSYTGDVGLLFKKDRLSLGAVYTNLGGKLKYKDKEEPIHQCLKAGVALSAMKNHLLLSVDVNLPNDNKAHYHSGVEISLANLALRAGYLTGPKDIGKNFTAGFGLKLGSLFIDYAFVPYGDLGDTHQVSLGIRI